A stretch of Macadamia integrifolia cultivar HAES 741 chromosome 7, SCU_Mint_v3, whole genome shotgun sequence DNA encodes these proteins:
- the LOC122085000 gene encoding probable myosin-binding protein 6, producing the protein MENVSPYTYFGFDFKTICYWLALLIMFGLAMKVLRFGCYGLGFLVRFLSEIMEKSSVLVYVFCSASDVDGAHDSKTLVSNIVARRFLENSSSSAVPKNRTVLSMSDDVKPRGLSSESESEEEGGSEEDKPTLKRLVRIESDRANAAYLELEKERTAAASAAEEAMSMIRRLQNEKSSVEMQANQYRRLAEQKQFYDQEVIQSLRWIILKHESDRNLLESQLNSCRQRLQQYLNAGKGDQTDGIDQSLSTHSSFSAVEDDIADMLVSSLEMDSSLM; encoded by the coding sequence ATGGAAAATGTGTCTCCTTATAcatattttgggtttgatttcaaAACAATATGTTATTGGTTGGCGCTGCTTATAATGTTTGGTTTGGCTATGAAGGTTTTGCGATTCGGTTGCTATGGTCTGGGGTTTTTGGTTCGGTTTCTCTCTGAAATCATGGAGAAATCTAGTGTTCTTGTATATGTGTTTTGTTCAGCAAGTGATGTTGATGGAGCTCATGATTCAAAAACTCTGGTGTCCAACATTGTTGCCCGTAGATTTTTGGAGAATTCGAGTTCTTCTGCTGTACCCAAGAACAGAACGGTTTTAAGTATGTCTGATGACGTTAAACCAAGGGGGTTATCTTCAGAATCTGAatcagaggaagaaggaggttCTGAAGAAGATAAACCGACATTGAAGAGATTAGTCAGGATTGAAAGCGATCGTGCCAATGCTGCTTATTTGGAGCTGGAGAAAGAGAGGACCGCAGCGGCATCTGCAGCAGAGGAAGCAATGTCAATGATTCGGCGCCTTCAGAATGAGAAGAGTTCAGTTGAGATGCAGGCCAACCAATATCGCAGGTTGGCTGAACAGAAGCAGTTCTACGACCAAGAAGTAATCCAAAGTCTCCGATGGATTATATTAAAACATGAATCAGATAGAAACCTCTTAGAGAGTCAATTGAATTCGTGCAGGCAAAGACTACAGCAGTATCTGAATGCCGGCAAAGGGGATCAAACTGATGGTATTGATCAGTCTTTGTCTACTCACAGTTCTTTTTCTGCTGTCGAAGATGACATCGCAGATATGTTAGTTAGTTCTCTTGAAATGGATTCATCACTCATGTAA